In Brassica rapa cultivar Chiifu-401-42 chromosome A06, CAAS_Brap_v3.01, whole genome shotgun sequence, a single window of DNA contains:
- the LOC103827522 gene encoding uncharacterized protein LOC103827522 gives MSNPLKEAREDTSGSVRHVREDNEYVRLVVGTTHEPSPPETVLVSQSEIRTRNLVWWFKALGICAFTLLLALVFAKWGVPFVFQKVLIPILQWEATAFGRPMLAIVLVVSLALFPVFLIPSGPSMWLAGMIFGYGLGFVIIMVGTTVGMVLPYLIGLMFRDRLHQWLKRWPRQAAVLRLAAEGSWFHQFRVVAIFRVSPFPYTIFNYAIVVTSMRFWPYLFGSIAGMIPEAFIYIYSGRLIRTFADVQYGHQRLTTVEIVYNVISLIIAVVTTVAFTVYAKRALRELQNAEANEDEEVQVRKPGRLEMKNVEDNHRRLGSSHALP, from the exons ATGTCAAATCCATTGAAAGAGGCAAGAGAGGATACCTCAGGCTCTGTTCGTCACGTGAGGGAAGATAATGAATACGTTCGCCTTGTTGTTGGGACCACCCATGAACCTTCTCCGCCTGAAACCGTGTTGGTATCTCAATCAGAGATCCGGACTAGAAACTTGGTTTGGTGGTTTAAGGCTTTAGGGATATGTGCATTTACTCTTTTGCTCGCTCTTGTTTTCGCCAAGTGGGGAGTTCCATTTGTATTCCAAAAg GTTTTGATTCCGATTCTACAATGGGAAGCAACTGCTTTTGGCCGTCCTATGCTCGCCATCGTCCTTGTTGTTTCCTTGGCTTTGTTCCCTGTCTTCTTGATCCCTTCTGGTCCTTCCATGTGGCTAGCTGGGATGATTTTCGGTTATGGTCTTGGTTTTGTTATCATCATGGTTGGAACCACCGTTGGTATGGTTCTTCCTTACTTAATCGGCCTTATGTTTCGTGATCGCCTCCAC CAATGGTTGAAAAGGTGGCCTCGTCAAGCTGCTGTTCTTAGATTAGCTGCAGAAGGAAGCTGGTTCCATCAGTTCAGAGTCGTGGCAATCTTTCGGGTTTCGCCATTTCCTTACACCATTTTCAACTACGCCATCGTTGTGACGAGCATGAGGTTCTGGCCTTACTTGTTCGGTTCCATAGCAGGAATGATACCTGAAGCTTTCATCTACATTTACAG CGGTCGATTGATCAGAACATTCGCGGATGTGCAATACGGACATCAACGTTTGACAACAGTAGAGATAGTGTACAACGTAATCTCCTTGATCATTGCGGTTGTGACGACTGTAGCTTTCACCGTGTACGCTAAAAGAGCTTTGAGAGAGCTTCAAAACGCAGAAGCTAACGAAGATGAGGAAGTCCAGGTTAGAAAACCAGGGAGATTGGAGATGAAGAACGTTGAGGATAATCATAGGCGTTTGGGTTCTTCTCATGCATTGCCCTAA
- the LOC103827521 gene encoding glutathione S-transferase Z1, with protein sequence MANLGEEKKGKMKLYSYWRSSCAHRVRIALSLKGLEYEYIPVNLLKGEQSDPDFKKINPMGTVPALVDGDVVISDSLAIIMYLDEKYPEPPLLPPDLHKRAVNFQAASIVLSGIQPHQNLGVIKFIEEKINSEEKTAWVTNAITKGFTALEKLLVSCAGKHATGDEVYLADLFLAPQIYGAINRFQINMEPYPTLAKCYESYKDLPAFQNAAPEKQPDAPASTS encoded by the exons ATG GCGAATTtgggagaagagaagaaggggAAGATGAAGCTATACTCTTACTGGAGAAGCTCCTGCGCTCATCGTGTCCGTATCGCCCTCTCTCTTAAAG GTCTTGAATATGAGTATATACCAGTTAATCTACTCAAGGGTGAACAATCCGATCCAG ATTTCAAGAAGATCAATCCAATGGGTACTGTACCTGCTCTTGTTGATGGAGATGTTGTCATATCCGATTCTCTTGCCATCATAATG TATCTGGATGAGAAGTATCCTGAGCCACCGCTCTTACCTCCTGACCTCCACAAACGTGCTGTCAATTTCCAG GCAGCAAGTATTGTCTTGTCTGGCATACAGCCTCATCAAAACCTGGGTGTCATT AAGTTCATCGAGGAAAAGATCAATTCGGAGGAGAAAACTGCTTGGGTTACTAATGCTATCACAAAAGGATTCACAG CTCTCGAGAAACTGTTGGTGAGCTGCGCTGGAAAACACGCAACTGGTGATGAAGTTTACTTG GCTGATCTCTTTCTAGCACCACAGATCTACGGAGCTATCAACAGGTTCCAGATTAACATG GAACCGTACCCGACCCTTGCAAAGTGTTACGAGTCATACAAGGATCTTCCAGCGTTTCAGAACGCAGCCCCAGAGAAGCAGCCAGATGCTCCTGCTTCCACCAGCTGA